GCGAAACTGGAGTGGTCTGGCGGATGCCAGTCCTGTGTCGCGACGACCAATGGGAAGAACGGTTGCAAGCGGTTCGCCAGCGGCAGCACCTCGTCGCCGCGAGGGACTGCAAGCGCCCCGCCGGGCAGGAAATCGTTCTGCAGATCGATCAAAATCAGTGCGTTCATCTTTGTCCTCGGGCTGCCTGAATCATCGATGTCTTCTGTTCATGAAGCGACAATTCGAGTCCGACCGGATAGGAATGGGGATTCTCAAATCGCTTGCTCGCCGCCGGTGTCTTTTGTAGCTGTTGTTGAACTCGTTGGCGGATCGTTTCCATTTTCGGAGCTTCATAGACTTTCGCGCCATCGCGAAAGATGGGAACCAAGAGGTCGGATGAGGCCGGGTGCGAATCGAATCGCTTGCGACGATTGGGATCGGCGGGATCGACCATCGTCGCCCCCTGGGCGAAATCGATCGAGGCTGCTTCGTTGTAGATCATGTCGCCGCGATGCTCCGATTCGTTTTCGAAACGCCGGACTTGCAGGATTCCCGGATTGCTGACCTTGATCGTTTGCTCGGACAGCTTCAGCCGGTACTGCCACGCGCCATCGGGATCGCGAATCGCCCCCAGCTTATAGACTCCGCCGAGTGCCGGTTGATCGTAGGCGGTCACCAGTTTCGTCCCGACGCCCCAGGTATCGATCCGAGCTCCCTGCAGCTTGAGGCTCACGATCAGCCGCTCGTCGAGATCGTTACTGGCGACGATCCGCGCGTCGGGAAAGCCCGAATCGTCGAGGATCTTTCGCGCTTCGATACTCAACCACGCCAGATCGCCCGAATCGAGTCGGATTCCCAACATCTCGTGCCCTTGGGCGCGAAGCGTCCGCGCTGTCTCGACGGCATTGCGGACACCGGCCAACGTGTCGTAGGTGTCGACCAGAAATAGACTGTTGTTGGGCATCGCCGCGGCATAGGCGTCAAACGCCTCGCGCTCGCTGGGAAACGTCATCACCCAGCTGTGGGCGTGGGTGCCGAAGATCGGCAGATCGTACAACTTGCCCGCCAGCACGTTGGACGTTCCCGAGCAACCGCCGATGCACGCGGCGCGCGAAGCCGACAGCGAACCGTCGATCCCTTGGGCGCGGCGGAGCCCATATTCGACGACGCGATCGCCGGCGGCAGCTTGGCAAACCCGAGCGGCTTTGGTCGCGATCAAGGTCTGGAAATTGAGGATGTTCAGCAGCGGCGTCTCCAACAGCTGGCCCATCAGCATCGGCCCCCGAACGCGCAGCAACGGTTCGTGCGGATAGACGACCGTTCCCTCGGGGATCGCATCGATGTCGCAGCTGAATTTCAGCTGCCCCAAGTACTCGAGAAAACCATCGTCGAACAACGGCTTGGCGTCGGCACCTCGCAGCGTGGCGAGGTAGGCCAGATCGTCCGCTTCGAAGCGAAAGTTCTCCACGTATTCGATCGCCATTTGCAGCCCACACGCGATCGAGTAGCCGCCTGAAAACGGATGGTTGCGAAAGAAAAGATGGAACGCCGCCTCGCGCTCCGCCAGGCCATGCTTCCAGTATCCGTAAGCCATCGTCAACTGATAGAGATCGGTCAACATCGCCAACGAAGGTCGATACAACTGCTGCAAAAGATTCATGCACGCTGCCCTGTCTACGAGATAGATCCTGGGCACCG
Above is a genomic segment from Rosistilla ulvae containing:
- a CDS encoding nicotinate phosphoribosyltransferase — encoded protein: MNLLQQLYRPSLAMLTDLYQLTMAYGYWKHGLAEREAAFHLFFRNHPFSGGYSIACGLQMAIEYVENFRFEADDLAYLATLRGADAKPLFDDGFLEYLGQLKFSCDIDAIPEGTVVYPHEPLLRVRGPMLMGQLLETPLLNILNFQTLIATKAARVCQAAAGDRVVEYGLRRAQGIDGSLSASRAACIGGCSGTSNVLAGKLYDLPIFGTHAHSWVMTFPSEREAFDAYAAAMPNNSLFLVDTYDTLAGVRNAVETARTLRAQGHEMLGIRLDSGDLAWLSIEARKILDDSGFPDARIVASNDLDERLIVSLKLQGARIDTWGVGTKLVTAYDQPALGGVYKLGAIRDPDGAWQYRLKLSEQTIKVSNPGILQVRRFENESEHRGDMIYNEAASIDFAQGATMVDPADPNRRKRFDSHPASSDLLVPIFRDGAKVYEAPKMETIRQRVQQQLQKTPAASKRFENPHSYPVGLELSLHEQKTSMIQAARGQR